aaatatgtaataacaGCTTTATTCGGATGTAGTTTGTggctccatgaactatagcctatcaggctcctctccctggaattttccaggcaaaaatactggagtgggttgccatttcctactccaggagatcttcttaacccagggaccgaatccacatgtcttgcacctcctgcattagcaagcagattctttaccactagtgccacctgggaagccttagacatttcacataaatggaatcatacaatatgtgatttTTGTGTGTCTGACTTCTTTAACTTAGCAAAAGGTTttcgaggttcatccatgttgtaccatttatcagtatttcattcctttttatggccaaataaatattccattgtatgggttCCAcactatatttattcattcatcaaatgatTAGCATTTGGGTTATtactaccttttggctattagaaataatgctgctatgagcatttatgtgcaagtttttgtatgaatatttatttgtatttatcttgAACATGTAtataggagtagaattgctagtcATGTGATAATCCTGTGTTTAACCTTTTGAAGAACTGCCTGACTACTTTCCACATCATCCACACTGTTTAACATTTCCATCAGCAGTATGTTGAGGTTTCCAGTTTCTCCgtaacacttgttattgtctgactttttgattaTAGCTGTTCTAGTGGGTGtaacggagaaggcagtggcaccccactccagtaatcttgcctggaaaatcccatggatggaggagcctggtaggctgcggtccatggggtcactgagagtcggacatggctgagcgacctcactttcacttttcactttcacacgttggagaaggaaatggcaacccactccagtgttcttgcctggagaatcccagggacgggggagcctggtgggctgctgtctatgggatcacacagagtcggacatgactgaagtgacttagcagcagcagcagtgggtgtaaagtaatatttaattatggttttgatttgtatttcactAGTGGCTCCTAAGGTTGAGCTTCTTCTCTTGtacttgccatttttttttttttttgacagaataCCAAACTATATTTACTGTTGACAGTAGTAAAGAACAACAAATAATGTACAGATTGGGGAATAAACACAAAAGAGCCGCAGACACCCCGCCTGTGCCCGAACAGCAAGGTACAGGGGAAGTGTAGGCTTCTCCAGCGAGGTCTCAGGCGAGCAGGAGATGATGGTGGTTGTCCTGCCCAGGTGACCCGAACAGGCAGCCAGGGACCGTCAGACAGGAGTGAGTCCGCACGGAAGGGCAACAGGACAACCATCGGAGGTTAACCAAAACAGACCCCAAAATGCACAGAACTGAAATCACACATAACGTGTAAGCTCCATACCAACTTGGGGAGCAGAGCACAGTCCTCGGGGAGAACCCGGAGGCATCTCTCACTTGTAGCCACACTTTGAAGCAGCTCTTTTACACAAAAACATAACAGCAAAATCAGCAATACTCTATCTTCCTTGTTTACATACAGACCATTGTTACTCATCAGAAGCAAATACTGGAGGAAATCTGAGGCCCTGGCACCGTGACCACAGCACACGTGTGGGACTTACTTTCTTCTCTGttaagaaaaggggaaaagccCATTTTTGTTGTGTCCAAGCAGTGTCACCGGCAGTTGGTGGCAGTGGGTCTGGGGCCCCAGACCCCGCCCAGGGCCGTGTTACTGAAGAACTTACCTTTTAAGAAACATTCCAGTATTTTCCCTTCAACTTAACTATATTCTGGCAAAGCTTACATTTCTAatatttagcattaaaaaaaccTGTGCCTGCAAGAAACAGTAAGTGAAAGTGTATCTCCCATACCAACCATGACCCAAAAACTCGCCCCACAGAAGCACTCCCAGAGCAGTGAGTTCTCTCCATGACTGGAAGGAGGGGGGTCAACACCTGGAGTGACAGCCCCGTCTAGACAGAAAGCAGGCATTCAGGCCACAAGCTTGGAGAAAATGTCATAGGAGGGAGAAAAAacgaaaaagtaaaaacaaagccCAAGTCCCTCACCAGGCATTTTACCCAAACACAGGTACCAGGTGGTGGGCCGAGGGACGCTGGGGACCATCACCACCGTGGCACTCAAGTGCATCAGAGCAAAGTCCTTCTGGGGAATGTCCTCGGTGTCCGAGCCTCCCTGCTGATGGGCTTGGCCACACGTCCACTGTTCAATAGCAAACACAGCACGGTGCCACGAGGGGCTGGGGGCTCTAGAGGCCGCTCCCCAAGAGGCAGCTGGCCACCCTGGAGCCCCCCGTCTGCTGCTGGAACACGTCGATGGTGTCCTCGTCTTCCATCTCCAGCTGTGCTGGGGTGTCTGTTTCATTAATTGGTTGTCCATCAAACCTGAATCGAATCTGTCTCATTGACAAGCCCTGGCGCTCGCAGTAGGCCTTCATCAGCTTGCTGAGCGGCGTATGTCTCTTGATCTTGAACTGGACCACGGAGCCGTCCTGCCCGGCCACCTTCAGGTTGATGTGGTCGTTCTCCGTCTTCACTCCCTCCTTGGGTTTCTCCTCGGACATGGCTGCGCTCGGAGGGCAGCGGGACAGCAGGCAGCCCCGAGCGAGCGACTCAGGCTCTCGGCCCGCCGCTCTCCCGCCGCAACTCCTTACTGgccatttttatgttttcttagggaaatgtctattcagatcctttgcctcTTTGAAAattggattgtctttttattattgagttgcaAGACtttattctagatacaagtcccaGATACTTTCTCTTATTCCTTaagttgtctttttactttcttctagACAAGTAAAACTTTACGATCCTTGAGTGTTTCGCAACCATAAACTGTGCTTGAGAAATTTACTAGATTTGCCTAATCTCATTATTTGTAACATTTTAGTTATGTGCCTTTGAAAGAAAATTCAGGCATTTATATACAAAGTTGACTGGACAGTAAGTTTATCTTGATTAGCTATTAATTCTGCTTTAAATCATCTGAGTTGaattttcatattataaattGGATTATTAATTTTACTTCAAGACCTTGGATTATTTACTTTTCAGTTGAAATACTGTAAGGATTAATATGTTTGACCATTCTGGCTAAAACATTGAAAACTAAAACATTGGTTTTATAAGTCAGAATTATATTTTTAGCAAGTTAATAAGTACTAgttatttttatgacatttagTTTGAAAGGTGCACATTTTCTTAGGAAGTGTAGCTTGAAACCACTGTTagcagtttaattttttaaggctaGGGTTTTTGGAATAGTATGATGGTATACCATGGGGTGTGAAGTAGTATCCAGGCTGAGGCTTACTGTCACTGTGAAAGTAAAGGTGATTACTGATTTCCTTTTTGTAATAATATTTGTAAACTAAATTACATATGAATGTTGGACATGTCATTTCATCAGATTTTTGACATAttaatcataaaataattcatttatatatgcttttttgcaaccccatggactggagccttgcaggctactctgtccatggaattctccaggtaagaatactggaatgggctgccattcccttctccaggggatcttcctgacccagggattaaacccaggtctcctgcattgcaggtgaattctttaccatctgagctaccagggaagccctaaaataatCAAcagcaagtgaagtgaagtgaaagtcacttagtcatgtctgactctttgctaccccatggactgtatagtccatggaattctccaggccagaatactggagtgggtagcctttcccttctccaggggatcttcccaacctgggatcgaacccaggtccctggcattgcaggcagacttgtTACCAGGTGATCTACCAGGGAAATAGGGGTTGGTTATTTTACTGCTGTTT
This is a stretch of genomic DNA from Odocoileus virginianus isolate 20LAN1187 ecotype Illinois chromosome 19, Ovbor_1.2, whole genome shotgun sequence. It encodes these proteins:
- the LOC110135376 gene encoding small ubiquitin-related modifier 3 — translated: MSEEKPKEGVKTENDHINLKVAGQDGSVVQFKIKRHTPLSKLMKAYCERQGLSMRQIRFRFDGQPINETDTPAQLEMEDEDTIDVFQQQTGGSRVASCLLGSGL